A section of the Deltaproteobacteria bacterium genome encodes:
- a CDS encoding NADH-quinone oxidoreductase subunit N, producing the protein MNSIGNIDSFMFVLPELIIAATMVIIFLLEALIAPQGKKRQIIFPLLAGLGLVAALVLLFATGGFAFISNRPIIFNGLITLDPFSVFSRGLVIIATTLVIFLGIDQPSLPDSRRIEYHGLLLLLTLGMCLLASANHLLMIFVALETVSLASYLLTGFDNRSGRSAEAGLKYVLYGGVASGVMLFGFTLLFGLFGELSLSTLGRAIVGSQALQNSAGQWAALIAFVFVLTGIGFKIAAAPFHMWCPDVYEGAPTPFTALLSVAPKAAGFAVLMRITFLIFPNTANAGRVLLNHAVPWVLVLGIVASITMTLGNLSAIWQNNLKRLLAYSSIAHAGYLLMGVVAGGSDGIGALIVYLAVYLAMNIGAFAVVAAVDRAYQKAQDAKSDNVQLHSSEDISAFCGLGRRAPLLALCMAIFLISLAGLPPTAGFIGKLYLFAALIKNGGFWYVALALVGIINSVISLYFYARVLKAMYLERNENEQPNITSKSTAAFLAFGLAAATLVFGIFWQPLADMASWSAKIF; encoded by the coding sequence GTGAATAGCATCGGTAATATAGACAGTTTTATGTTTGTGCTGCCTGAACTTATTATTGCAGCCACCATGGTTATAATATTTTTGCTTGAGGCATTGATCGCTCCCCAAGGTAAAAAAAGGCAAATCATTTTTCCGCTATTGGCTGGCTTAGGTTTGGTCGCGGCATTAGTTTTATTGTTTGCTACTGGCGGGTTTGCTTTTATTAGCAATCGGCCAATAATTTTTAATGGCCTTATTACTCTTGATCCCTTTTCAGTTTTTTCACGCGGACTGGTAATAATTGCCACTACATTGGTTATATTTCTTGGTATTGATCAACCATCATTACCTGATTCACGACGCATTGAATATCATGGTCTATTACTGCTGTTGACCCTGGGCATGTGTTTATTAGCCAGCGCCAATCATTTATTAATGATTTTTGTAGCACTCGAAACAGTAAGTTTAGCATCATACCTGCTTACTGGTTTTGATAACCGTAGTGGCAGATCAGCCGAAGCTGGTCTTAAGTACGTATTATATGGTGGTGTAGCTTCTGGTGTAATGTTGTTTGGTTTTACTCTGTTGTTTGGTCTGTTTGGAGAACTTTCACTATCCACCCTAGGGCGTGCAATAGTTGGCTCGCAAGCTTTGCAAAATAGTGCTGGTCAATGGGCTGCTTTAATTGCTTTTGTATTTGTGCTTACTGGAATTGGGTTTAAAATTGCGGCTGCACCATTTCATATGTGGTGTCCTGACGTTTATGAAGGCGCACCAACGCCATTTACCGCGCTATTGTCCGTTGCTCCAAAAGCTGCGGGTTTTGCGGTTTTAATGCGCATTACCTTTTTAATTTTTCCAAATACAGCTAATGCAGGTAGGGTGTTGCTTAATCATGCGGTACCATGGGTTTTAGTATTAGGTATTGTTGCTAGTATAACCATGACGCTAGGCAATTTATCAGCGATTTGGCAGAACAATCTTAAACGTCTGCTTGCATATTCAAGTATAGCGCATGCAGGCTATTTACTCATGGGTGTTGTTGCTGGTGGCAGTGATGGTATAGGGGCACTAATTGTTTATCTTGCGGTTTATTTAGCCATGAATATTGGGGCTTTCGCTGTTGTCGCCGCAGTTGATCGTGCTTATCAAAAGGCTCAAGACGCTAAAAGTGACAATGTGCAATTGCATAGTAGCGAAGATATTAGTGCCTTTTGCGGACTTGGTCGACGTGCGCCATTGCTAGCATTATGCATGGCCATATTCTTAATTTCATTGGCTGGATTACCGCCTACTGCTGGCTTTATTGGCAAATTATATCTTTTTGCAGCACTAATTAAAAATGGTGGTTTTTGGTATGTCGCCCTTGCCCTGGTCGGCATTATTAATTCAGTAATTTCGCTTTATTTTTATGCGCGTGTACTTAAAGCCATGTATCTTGAGCGCAATGAAAATGAACAGCCTAACATTACAAGCAAGAGTACTGCGGCATT